From a region of the Argiope bruennichi chromosome 8, qqArgBrue1.1, whole genome shotgun sequence genome:
- the LOC129981087 gene encoding uncharacterized protein LOC129981087, translating to MLIFSTSRSSNVHWVNMLHLFVFIFIFHNIQCLTLQKEFAFLDPHVLASVNDDCDPSTIPVMDSFDIKRFSGKWFELAKTAGGYIDVSDGVWLIEGTNTTNKFLYSGRDNNQHCIRPIKGAVSAAKEPPGMLTLKYQTYSTHVEETVRVLFTDYVSVAVIYTCMFHVHHVKEVCHAAGLFGAIWTRKPHVDVEVYEKAVQYLEMACIQKTTLIIRNVIGPCRVDNWDFRIDDFPAPDYCYQPVDLGSCRGSIQRYYFDPKEKICKIFNYGGCGGNKNNFMSLPECQKNCITASEKDPVCMSIAKCGLHCSPCCTEDRNGCVQCNCEHIIEDDFLNCVKTPSQCASDCDVEHFYPGCYVCRCDREIKIDESALGVCNEVKVVGNCNNKIERFYYNNVDDKCEKFIYSGCNGNNNNFNTKQECEEKCLSSNNVLQNSMQKIPDDDEPDDSTAIRCNFLLILLAIFSIYFHNIIITHSKIL from the exons TTCTTGCATCTGTCAATGATGATTGTGACCCATCAACAATACCTGTCATGgacagttttgatataaaaaga ttTTCAGGAAAATGGTTTGAGCTCGCGAAAACTGCAGGAGGATACATCGATGTTTCGGATGGCGTGTGGCTAATAGAAGGCACCAACACAACAAACAAGTTCCTATACAGTGGACGAGACAA caatcagCATTGTATAAGGCCCATCAAAGGAGCCGTATCAGCTGCTAAGGAGCCTCCTGGGATGCTCACATTGAAATACCAAACTTATTCAACCCATGTGGAAg AAACTGTCAGGGTTCTATTTACTGATTACGTGTCCGTGGCGGTCATCTACACATGCATGTTCCATGTTCATCATGTAAAAGAAGTATGTCATGCGGCCGGTCTTTTCGGCGCTATTTGGACAAGAAAACCTCATGTGGATGTAGAAGTATACGAAAAAGCAGTGCAGTATCTTGAAATGGCCTGCATCCAAAAAACAACCCTAATTATTAGAAATGTCATCG gacCATGCAGAGTTGATAATTGGGATTTTAGAATTGATGACTTCCCAG CACCAGATTATTGTTACCAACCTGTGGATTTGGGATCTTGCCGTGGAAGCATTCAGCGGTATTACTTTGACCCGAAAGAAAAGATTTGCAAGATATTCAACTACGGAGGCTGTGgcggaaataaaaataacttcatgtCACTCCCAGAATGCCAGAAAAACTGCATTA CTGCTTCTGAGAAAGATCCGGTGTGCATGTCCATTGCTAAATGTGGGTTGCACTGCTCACCCTGTTGTACAGAAGACAGAAATGGCTGCGTGCAGTGCAACTGTGAACATATAATAGAAG ATGACTTCCTGAACTGCGTCAAAACTCCATCTCAGTGTGCTTCTGATTGTGATGTTGAACATTTTTATCCTGGTTGCTACGTCTGCAGATGCGACAGAGAAATCAAAATTGATGAATCGGCTCTAGGAG tttgcaATGAGGTGAAAGTTGTGGGAAATTGCAACAACAAAATAGAGCGTTTCTATTATAATAATGTCGATGATAAGtgtgagaaatttatttattctggaTGTAATGGGAATAACAACAATTTCAATACTAAACAAGAAtgtgaagaaaaatgtttaa gttCAAATAATGTGTTACAGAATTCTATGCAAAAAATACCAGATGATGATGAACCAGATGATTCCACAGCAATCAGATGCAATTTTTTGCTTATCTTGCTTgccatattttcaatatattttcataacattataATCACACATTCAAAAATTCTCTAA